The Arachis ipaensis cultivar K30076 chromosome B07, Araip1.1, whole genome shotgun sequence genome includes a window with the following:
- the LOC107608277 gene encoding inorganic phosphate transporter 1-11-like, which translates to MSSLGVLEALDSARTQWYHVTAILIAGMGFFTDAYDLFCISTVSKLLGRLYYFDPHSPKPGKLPTTVNNFVIGVALFGTLTGQLVFGWLGDKLGRKKVYGITLIIMVFCAIGSGLSFGLTAKSVMTSLCFFRFWLGFGIGGDYPLSATIMSEYANKRTRGAFIAAVFAMQGVGIICAGLISVIISALFLHNYPAPSYTANPALSTQPEGDFLWRIVLMIGAVPAMLTFYWRMKMPETGRYTALIEGNAKQAATDMARVLDIEILAEQEKIAQFKSMNQYPLWSNEFFRRHGRHLIGTMSTWFLLDIAFYSQNLTQKDIFPAMGMIPNDINMNAIEEVMKTSRAMFFIAFFGTFPGYWFTVIFIEKIGRFKIQLMGFFMMSVFMFIMGVKYEYLREESKILFALLYGLTFFFANFGPNSTTFVLPAELFPTRVRSTCHALSAAAGKAGAMVGSFGIQSYTVKGDLHQISRAMKILALTNFLGFLCTFLVTETKGRSLEEISGEDGRESEFTQSTIMTMENGGRNEKQTETM; encoded by the exons ATGTCATCACTAGGGGTGCTTGAAGCACTGGACTCGGCGAGAACGCAATGGTACCATGTAACCGCCATACTGATCGCCGGAATGGGGTTCTTCACGGATGCCTACGACCTCTTCTGCATCTCCACCGTCTCCAAACTCCTGGGACGATTGTACTACTTCGACCCACATTCACCTAAACCAGGAAAGCTTCCAACAACGGTGAACAACTTTGTGATCGGGGTGGCGCTGTTTGGAACCCTCACAGGGCAGTTAGTGTTTGGTTGGTTGGGTGACAAGCTGGGGCGTAAGAAGGTGTACGGTATAACCCTCATCATTATGGTTTTCTGCGCCATCGGCTCCGGCCTCTCCTTCGGTCTTACCGCCAAGTCCGTCATGACCTCGCTCTGCTTCTTCAg GTTTTGGCTAGGGTTTGGCATAGGTGGAGACTATCCTCTTTCTGCGACGATAATGTCCGAATACGCCAACAAAAGGACACGTGGCGCTTTCATTGCGGCGGTGTTCGCCATGCAAGGCGTGGGGATCATTTGCGCCGGTCTAATATCGGTGATCATCTCGGCTCTCTTCTTGCACAACTACCCTGCTCCGTCGTACACCGCGAACCCCGCACTCTCGACGCAACCAGAAGGCGATTTTCTATGGCGTATCGTGCTCATGATCGGTGCAGTTCCCGCAATGCTAACGTTCTACTGGAGGATGAAGATGCCGGAAACCGGTCGCTACACGGCGTTGATCGAAGGGAACGCCAAGCAAGCCGCCACGGACATGGCTAGGGTTTTGGACATCGAAATTCTTGCAGAACAAGAAAAGATAGCTCAGTTCAAATCAATGAACCAATACCCTCTCTGGTCCAACGAGTTCTTTCGGAGACATGGCCGCCACCTCATCGGAACCATGAGCACGTGGTTCTTGCTGGACATAGCTTTCTACTCTCAGAACCTTACTCAGAAGGATATCTTCCCTGCCATGGGAATGATTCCCAATGACATCAACATGAACGCCATTGAAGAAGTTATGAAAACTTCACGCGCTATGTTCTTCATTGCTTTCTTCGGAACCTTCCCTGGCTACTGGTTCACCGTTATCTTCATTGAGAAGATAGGAAGATTCAAGATCCAACTCATGGGTTTCTTCATGATGTCGGTTTTCATGTTCATAATGGGTGTCAAGTACGAATACCTCAGAGAAGAGAGCAAGATTTTGTTTGCTCTTCTTTACGGATTGACGTTCTTCTTTGCGAATTTCGGACCCAACAGCACGACGTTCGTGCTGCCCGCCGAGCTTTTCCCCACGCGCGTGAGGTCCACGTGTCACGCGCTGAGCGCCGCGGCGGGGAAAGCCGGCGCAATGGTGGGATCATTCGGGATACAAAGTTATACAGTGAAGGGTGACTTGCATCAGATAAGTCGCGCCATGAAGATTCTGGCGCTGACAAACTTTTTGGGATTCTTGTGTACTTTCTTGGTCACCGAAACGAAGGGGCGGTCCTTGGAGGAGATCTCCGGCGAAGATGGTAGAGAGAGCGAGTTCACTCAGTCCACAATTATGACCATGGAAAATGGTGGTCGCAACGAAAAACAAACCGAGACGATGTGA